The Candidatus Omnitrophota bacterium genomic sequence CTAAAAGCGGGGTAACGGTATTATATGAGGATAAAAAATATAATTTAGGGGCGCCTTTGGCAACAGCCCAGGACAATTCTCAAAAGAAACAGTAAGGAGGGATAGCATATGAAAAAAAACAGATTATTTTTATACATTCGCGGCAACAAAACCGCGCCATTTATGGCGTGGATGGAGTTTGGCCGCTCAGTATTTCGCTCCAGGAAATCGCGGGCTTTAGTTCGCGGAGCTTCATTTTTCCTTATTTTTTATTTATTGTCTATAGAATCAAGCGCTACCCAGGAAGTTGCCGATAAAGGAGGCATAGCTTCCGCTGCCGGCGTAACCATATCCATGGATTTTCAGGACGCCAGCCTCAAGGACATATTAAAAATACTTTCTATCCAGTCAGGCCTGAATTTCATTGCTTCCGAGGCAGTGCAAGACAGAAAAATAACCTTGTTTTTAGATAAAGTGCCGCTTGAGGGGGTAATGGATAAGTTATTTACGGCAAATAATCTTTCTTACGAGCTGGACAACAAATCAAATATATTTTTGGTAAAAGACTGGGGCAAGCCCCAGACTGAAACCATTACTAAGGTGTTTTACCTTAAATATGCTACGGTTTCCTCCTCTTCCTTAAAAGCAGAGATGTCCGATCAGATAGGCAGCAGCAGTTCATCCGGAGGCACAAGTAGTAGCAGCGGCAGTAGTTCAAGCGGAGGGAGCAGTTCCAGTAGCGATGGCAAATGGGCAGTAGAAGAGGATGTAGGTATTACTAAGGCGGTAAAAAAGAACCTTTCAGAGAGCGGTTATGTAGTAGAAGATTACCGTACAAATAGTCTTATTGTTACTGATCTGCCTAGCCGTATACCGGTTATTGATAAAGTCATTGCCTCTTTGGATGTGCCTATACCTCAGGTGATGCTTGAGGTAGAGATGCTGGATGTGAGTAAAGCTAGTACCGAGAAGTTAGGGCTTAAATTCGGCCAGACGCCTTTGACCTTTGTATTAACCGGCGCTAAGCGAAGCACGGATTTTCCCTTCAGCTCTACTGTCCTGCCATACGCGGCAGCAAAACAAATGACACCCGGCAGTATGAGTTTTGCTACCGCATATCAAGTGACCTTAGATTTTTTAAAAACCCAGACTGATACAAAATTTTTAGCCCGGCCGCGCTTATTGACTTTAAATAATGAAACCGCAGAGATAAAGATTACCACCCAGGAGGCAGTAGGAGAAATACTAACTGTTTCCGGAGAGAGCGGTAATCTGAGCACTACTACTGAAGCAGAAAGATATGAGACCGGTGTTTCTCTGCGGGTTACCCCGCAGATTAATCTAGAAACCGGAGAGATAACTATGTTTATCGTACCGGCAGTAGCCGAGGCAACTGCCAGCGGTATTACCAGCAGTTCGGGCGTCAAATTTTATAATCCTGAAACCAGGACTACCAAATCCATTGTCTGCGTCAAAGATAATGAAACAGTAGTGTTAGGAGGGTTAATACGCAATAAAAGAACCCAGACCATTACCAAATTACCCTTTTTGGGCGATCTGCCTTTCATCGGGAAATTATTTACCCATAAAGACGTAGACCCGGGCCAGGAACGCGAATTGCTGGTGTTTATTACTCCGCATATAGTAAAAGATACAAGCATAGAATTTGCCAGCGTAAAAAAAATAGAGCCTCTTAATCTTAAGCGGGAACAAAGCATTGGTTCCGCACTCAACCGTCAGATGACCATAGATTCAAGCCTGAATAGCCTGGAAAAATAATAAGGTAAAATTATGCCTGCCAGAGAAAAATATCTAAGATTAGGCGAGCTCCTCCTTAAAGAGGGCATTATCACCGAGGCGCAATTAGAAAAGGCCATCACTGTGCAGAGGCAGGAGGGCGGGCGCTTAGGCGAAATTTTAGTGAAGTTAGGCATACTCAAAGAAGACCAGACCGTCGCCATCTTAAGCAAGCAGCTGAATATCCCCTATTATGGTATGGGTAGCGACTTAAAACCGACCATGGGAGAGAATTTAGAGCAGCTTATCCCTAAAGATTTTGCGCTAAGGAATATGGTGCTTCCTTTATCGCGCACCTTAAGGTCGCTGACCATAGCCATGGCTGACCCCTTGGACCTTATCCTTATTGATAACTTAAGAAAACTTACGGATTGCGAAATTAATCCGGTAATTGCCACCAGAACTGATATTACCAAGGGTATTGAGGGTTTTTACGGCAAGTCTAAAATGTTTGAGGAAGCAGTAGAGGCCTCTTATGGCGGGGCCAGGGAGATTTCGGAAACCGAAGCAGAAGAAGCTACGGACCAGGAGTTGAGCCTGGATAGGCTGATTGCCCGCGCAGAAGAAGCGCCGGTAGTCAAGCTCGTAGATTTGATTATCCGCCAGGCCATTGATGAGCGCGCTTCCGATATCCACATAGAACCCTTTAAGGAAAGGATCTCTTTACGTTACCGTATCGACGGAAAATTATATGAGATCCCGCCGCCGGCCAAGCAGCTGCACTTACCGATTATCTCGCGTATCAAGATATTGAGTAAATTAGATATTGCCGAGAAGCGCCTTCCCCAGGACGGGGCATTCTTAGTGAAGTTAGAGGACCGGCCTATAGACATCAGGGTATCTACGGTCCCTACGATATACGGGGAAAAAATAGTAATGAGATTATTAGATAGAAGCGTTGTGGTTTTAAACCTGGACCAGATGGGTTTTGAGGCCAAGCAATTAGAACTCATCCGCCGCGCCATAAATTTGCCTTATGGCCTGGTTTTGATCACCGGCCCCACCGGCAGCGGAAAGACCACCACCTTATACGCTATCTTAAGCGAGATAAAAAGCCCGAGCAAGAATATTGTGACCGTTGAGGACCCGGTAGAATACAAATTAGACGGGATTAACCAGGTCCAGGTAAAGCCCGAGATAGGGCTTACCTTTGCTAATGCCCTGCGCAGTTTCTTAAGGCAGGACCCGGATATAATGTTAGTGGGCGAGACCCGCGATTTGGAAACCGCCCAGATTTGCATCCGTTCGGCCTTAACCGGGCATATGGTATTTAGTACCCTGCATACTAATGACGCGCCTTCGGCAATAACCCGGCTTATTGATATCGGCATTGAGCCTTATATGGTCGCGCCATCGCTTTTAGCAGTATTCGCCCAACGTTTAGTCAGAAAATTATGCCCGGATTGTAAGGAGGCATATGAGCCTACTTTAGAAGCAACCGGAGGCGTAAAAATCAAGGCGGATTTAATCTATAAGCCCAGGGGTTGCAGTAAATGCGGCCAAATCGGCTATAAAGGCAGGACCTGCGTTTGCGAGGTAATGGTAATCAATGAGCAGATCAGGAATTTGATTAGCCAGGCTGCTTCCTTTCAGAAGATCAGGGATGCGGCTAAGGAAGCAGGCATGTTCACCCTTTATGACTCAGCCATAAAAAAAATTGAAGACGGAATTACTTCTTTAGAGGAAGGCCTCGCCGTGACCCTGGGGGCAGAATAATGGCAAGGTTTACTTATACGGCCAGAGACAATAAAGGTGAACGGCTTAGCGGTTCGGAAGAAGCGGTATCTTTAGATGAACTCACCAGCCGCCTTCAGGCAAAAGGTTTAACAGTAATAAATATAAATATCCTGCCCGAAGCCAAAGAAGAAAAATCTGCTCTTAAGCCGGAAGCAAAAGAAAAAAAACGCCGGTACCGCCATAGCCGCGTTAGCAGCGATGATTTGGTTATTTTTTCCCGGCAATTAGCCGCTCTTTTAGGTTCAGGGGTAACGATTCTAAAGAGCATAGATATCATTTCTAAACAGGTATACAGCCGTAAATTATATAATACGCTTAAAGAAATAGAAGGCAATTTAGAAGGAGGCTTAAGTTTTCACGAAGCCATAGCCAAACAATCGGACGTATTTGCCGATTTATGGGTTAATCTGGCAGAAAGCGGTGAAGCCAGCGGAAACTTAGCCGTAGTTTTAGGCCGTTTAGCTACTTATTTGGAGGTAAGGGCTGCCTTTAAGAAGAAGATTGTCTCTGCTTTGGTTTATCCGGTTATCCTGATGTTTGCCGGAATCGGCGCGTTGCTTTTTTTGACCTTAAAAATCATCCCTACCTTTGCCGAATTGTTCAAGTCCTTTAATGTCACCCTGCCCACGCTCACCAGGATAATTATCTCCTTTAGCAACTTTCTTCAGAAATATTTTCTGGTTATTATAGGTATCATTGTTGTGTTTTCTTTTATATTCAAAAGGTATATCAAGACCAAAGAAGGGAGAAGGAACTTTGAACGGTTCCAATTGAGTTTGCCGGTGTTTGGCGAGTTTTTCCGCGCCCTTATCGTAGAGAGGTTTTCTTCGGAGATGTCCACCCTGATTGAAAGCGGGGTGCCCCTCTTGTATTCGCTGGAGATCACCGAACACAGCGTAAGCAGTTTAACCATGGAAGAAATCGTGCGCCAGATAAAAGAGGATGTGCGTGAAGGCAAACCCTTAAACAGCAGTTTAGATAAGAGCGGTTTTTTTGAGCCGATGGTCATCCAGATGGTCGCTATCGGGGAGGAAATCGGGGAATTGCCCCAGATGTTCAAGCGTATTAATACCTTTTATATGGAATACACCGAGACCTTTTTGACCCGCTTTACCGCGATGTTTGAGCCGCTGATGTTGATATTTATGGGCGGGGTAATCGGGCTGATGGTCGCCGGGATATTTTTGCCCATATTCCAGCTCACCCAGATGAGATAGGAAAGAAATCATTGACATCGGATTAAATTATTGATAAAATTAAAAAACATAAAGGAGGTGGGATAAAAAAATGAAGCTCCACGAGCTAAAGCCCGCGGTTTCCTGGAGCGAAATACTGAGCGGCCAAACTCCATCCGCGCCATAAATGGCGCGGTTTTGTGGCCGCGAATGTATAAAGATAAGCAGGTAGCAGGCACCTAAAACAAAGAAATTAATATTTAGTTAAGTTTATTATACAAGGAGGCTCAAGATGAAAAAAGGTTTTACGCTCTTAGAACTAATCGTAGTCATGATCATCATCGGTATCCTGGCTACCTTAGGTATCCAGCAATACGCCCGGGCAACAGAGAGGGCAAGAGGCGCTGAGGCCAGGCAGGTTTTAGGCCAGATCCGCACTACTGCCGCAGGATTTCGCTTACAGAATGGAAATAGTTGTGCAGGGTTTGGGAATGACCAGGCTGGTATTGGCACTGAGACTGACCGGATTCCCATAGATTGCACCAGAGCGACACACTATTTCAGGTATGGGGTTACAGCCGCTACCGCAGATGCTATTATTCTTACTGCTACACGTTGCACAGGAACTAACGGCAAACAACCGGGCGCTTCAACAGCTTTTCAACTCACTCTAAATACTGACTTTGTATTGGGCACTGATACCTGGGCCGGAAACGGCGGGTATTAATTTAGGCTCAAGATGAAAAAAGGTTTTACGCTCTTAGAGTTAATCGTGGTCATGATCATTATTGGTATCCTGGCTACTTTAGGTATCCAGCAATACGCCCGGGCAACAGAGAGGGCCAGAGGCGCTGAAGCCAGGCAGATTTTAGGCCAGATCCGCAGCACTGCCGCAGGGTATTATTTACAGAATGGAACTTGCGTAGGGTTTAATGATACATTAGCGGGTATTGGCGGGAATCCTGACCAGATCCCTACCGGATGCAGGGCAACACACTATTTTAATTATTATATTAATATCGGATATCTGACTACGGACGTTATGCGGGCTACTGCTACCCGTTGCATAGGAGGTAGGGGTAAACCGCCGAGCGCTTCAACAGCTTTTCAACTCACTCTGACTACTAATTTTGCTAATGGCAATGACACCTGGGGCGGAAACGGCGGGTATTAATTTAGGCTCAAGATGAAAAAAGGTTTTACGCTCTTAGAGTTAATCGTGGTCATGATCATTATTGGTATCCTGGCTACTTTAGGTATCCAGCAATACGCCCGGGCAACAGAGAGGGCCAGAGGCGCTGAAGCCAGGCAGATTTTAGGCCAGATCCGCAGCACTGCCGCAGGGTATTATTTACAGAATAGAACTTGCGTAGGGTTTAATGATGCAGCAGCTGGTCTTGGCGGGAATCCTGACCAGATCCCCAGGGCATGCAGGGCAACCCACTATTTTTATTATTTCATTAATACTGTAAATGCGGACGGTATTTTTGTTGCTGCTGTGCGTTGCTCAGGAACTGATAACGGTAAACAGCCGGGTGCTGCTTCTGTTGATCGCGTCCTTACTCTAACTACTAACTTTGCTAATGGTGTTGATACCTGGTCCGGAAACGGCGGGTATTAATTTAGGCTCAAGATGAAAAAAGGTTTTACGCTCTTAGAACTAATCGTAGTCATGATCAT encodes the following:
- a CDS encoding secretin N-terminal domain-containing protein, with the protein product MKKNRLFLYIRGNKTAPFMAWMEFGRSVFRSRKSRALVRGASFFLIFYLLSIESSATQEVADKGGIASAAGVTISMDFQDASLKDILKILSIQSGLNFIASEAVQDRKITLFLDKVPLEGVMDKLFTANNLSYELDNKSNIFLVKDWGKPQTETITKVFYLKYATVSSSSLKAEMSDQIGSSSSSGGTSSSSGSSSSGGSSSSSDGKWAVEEDVGITKAVKKNLSESGYVVEDYRTNSLIVTDLPSRIPVIDKVIASLDVPIPQVMLEVEMLDVSKASTEKLGLKFGQTPLTFVLTGAKRSTDFPFSSTVLPYAAAKQMTPGSMSFATAYQVTLDFLKTQTDTKFLARPRLLTLNNETAEIKITTQEAVGEILTVSGESGNLSTTTEAERYETGVSLRVTPQINLETGEITMFIVPAVAEATASGITSSSGVKFYNPETRTTKSIVCVKDNETVVLGGLIRNKRTQTITKLPFLGDLPFIGKLFTHKDVDPGQERELLVFITPHIVKDTSIEFASVKKIEPLNLKREQSIGSALNRQMTIDSSLNSLEK
- a CDS encoding GspE/PulE family protein, with product MPAREKYLRLGELLLKEGIITEAQLEKAITVQRQEGGRLGEILVKLGILKEDQTVAILSKQLNIPYYGMGSDLKPTMGENLEQLIPKDFALRNMVLPLSRTLRSLTIAMADPLDLILIDNLRKLTDCEINPVIATRTDITKGIEGFYGKSKMFEEAVEASYGGAREISETEAEEATDQELSLDRLIARAEEAPVVKLVDLIIRQAIDERASDIHIEPFKERISLRYRIDGKLYEIPPPAKQLHLPIISRIKILSKLDIAEKRLPQDGAFLVKLEDRPIDIRVSTVPTIYGEKIVMRLLDRSVVVLNLDQMGFEAKQLELIRRAINLPYGLVLITGPTGSGKTTTLYAILSEIKSPSKNIVTVEDPVEYKLDGINQVQVKPEIGLTFANALRSFLRQDPDIMLVGETRDLETAQICIRSALTGHMVFSTLHTNDAPSAITRLIDIGIEPYMVAPSLLAVFAQRLVRKLCPDCKEAYEPTLEATGGVKIKADLIYKPRGCSKCGQIGYKGRTCVCEVMVINEQIRNLISQAASFQKIRDAAKEAGMFTLYDSAIKKIEDGITSLEEGLAVTLGAE
- a CDS encoding prepilin-type N-terminal cleavage/methylation domain-containing protein, which produces MKKGFTLLELIVVMIIIGILATLGIQQYARATERARGAEARQILGQIRSTAAGYYLQNGTCVGFNDTLAGIGGNPDQIPTGCRATHYFNYYINIGYLTTDVMRATATRCIGGRGKPPSASTAFQLTLTTNFANGNDTWGGNGGY
- a CDS encoding type II secretion system F family protein, translated to MARFTYTARDNKGERLSGSEEAVSLDELTSRLQAKGLTVININILPEAKEEKSALKPEAKEKKRRYRHSRVSSDDLVIFSRQLAALLGSGVTILKSIDIISKQVYSRKLYNTLKEIEGNLEGGLSFHEAIAKQSDVFADLWVNLAESGEASGNLAVVLGRLATYLEVRAAFKKKIVSALVYPVILMFAGIGALLFLTLKIIPTFAELFKSFNVTLPTLTRIIISFSNFLQKYFLVIIGIIVVFSFIFKRYIKTKEGRRNFERFQLSLPVFGEFFRALIVERFSSEMSTLIESGVPLLYSLEITEHSVSSLTMEEIVRQIKEDVREGKPLNSSLDKSGFFEPMVIQMVAIGEEIGELPQMFKRINTFYMEYTETFLTRFTAMFEPLMLIFMGGVIGLMVAGIFLPIFQLTQMR
- a CDS encoding prepilin-type N-terminal cleavage/methylation domain-containing protein, whose protein sequence is MKKGFTLLELIVVMIIIGILATLGIQQYARATERARGAEARQILGQIRSTAAGYYLQNRTCVGFNDAAAGLGGNPDQIPRACRATHYFYYFINTVNADGIFVAAVRCSGTDNGKQPGAASVDRVLTLTTNFANGVDTWSGNGGY
- a CDS encoding type II secretion system protein, which gives rise to MKKGFTLLELIVVMIIIGILATLGIQQYARATERARGAEARQVLGQIRTTAAGFRLQNGNSCAGFGNDQAGIGTETDRIPIDCTRATHYFRYGVTAATADAIILTATRCTGTNGKQPGASTAFQLTLNTDFVLGTDTWAGNGGY